From the genome of bacterium:
CGCAGGTAAAGATTTACTCGATCTCCCAAATTACTTCTCTCATCCGTGATAATCTGGAAACAGAGTTTCAGAATGTCTGGATCGAGGGAGAAATCTCCAATCTGAAGGCACCTTTCTCCGGTCACATCTACTTCATTTTAAAGGATGCAACCAGCCAGATACGGGCTGTAGCCTTCCGCTATCAAAGCCGCTCCTTCGCCGTCCGGCCTCAGGATGGAATGAAGGTTCTGGTACGGGGACGGATTACCGTTTACGAAGCCAGGGGTGAATATCAGATTGTGGTGGAACAGATGGAGGTCCGGGGAGCCGGAGCGCTCCAGGCCGCCTTTGAGCAGTTGAAAGCCAGGCTCCAGGCGGAAGGGTTGTTTGCCGCAGAGGCCAAAAAGCCCATTCCTTTGTATCCGCAGACTATCGGCCTGGTAACATCCCCGACCGGAGCAGCCATCCGGGATATCCTCCAGGTCATACACCGCCGGTTTGCCACGGTATCGATCATCATCAACCCGGTGCGGGTCCAGGGTGAAGAGGCTGCCGGTGAGATCGCCAGGGCTATCCGGGAATTTAACCAATGGCCGGATATCGATGTCCTCATCGTCGGCCGCGGCGGCGGATCGCTTGAAGACCTGTGGGCGTTCAATGAGGAAATCGTGGCCAGGGCCATCTATGAATCCCGCATTCCAATTATTTCCGCCGTAGGGCATGAAATCGATTTTACCATTGCCGATTTTGTCGCAGACCTGCGGGCACCTACCCCTTCGGCAGCGGCGGAACTGGTTGTCAGGAACAAACAGGACCTTGTCGAAAAGATCGTGGTCAGGCAGCAGAAAATGTACCGGCTCATGCGGCACAAGCTTGACCTTCTCTCCGCGCGTGTTCAGCGATGCAGCCAAAACTGGGCATCCCCGCGCTCGGTGGACCGGTTTTTCCAGCACTACCATCAGACCATCGACACTCTGGAGCTTCGTCTGCGGCAATCCCTCCTGCACAAGCTTTCCCTGACCAGGGGACAGACGCAGCACACTATCGATACCTTCTACCGGCTTGCACCTTGTGCCCGCATTCATTCCTGGCAGGAGAGGGTAAGGAGCCTGCGGGAGCGGATCTGTCGGCAGGAGCAGGAATATATGAAAAGTCAGGCCGTGCGGCTGGCAGGCATCATGGGCAAGCTCGACTCTTTAAGCCCGCTGGCTGTATTGAGAAGAGGCTACAGCATCTGCCGGAAAATACCGGATCTGGAAATCATCACCGATTCCGCAAGCCTTGGTCCCAGAGATTTGATCAGTGTCAACTTGTTTCGCGGAAAAGTTACCTGTGAGGTGAAAGAGCATGGCTAAATTTAAATTCGAAGAAGCCCTGGAGCGGCTGGAGGAGATTGTCCGCCAGTTGGAGGAGGGCTCGTTGGGGCTGGACGAATCCCTGAAGATCTTTGACGAGGGCATCCGGCTCACGCAAGCTTGCACCAAAAAGCTTGAGGAGTCTGAAAGAAAGATCCAGATACTCCTGCAGAACGGTCAGGGCGAAAAATCCCTTCAGCCCTTTATGATCGACGGAGAGGATTCCGCCCTGCTGGCTGAGGTGGCCAAAGAGACTGATTCAAAAAACGAAGAGAGCCTGGAATGATCCTTCTGACCGGGACAGGATTCAAGGCCGCTGCTGGCATCGACTCCATAGGGCTGAACAAGCTGAATCGCCTGCGCTACATTGAGCGGTGTCAAGCCTCCTGAGAGAATGATCCGGCCATGACGCTTGGCCAAAAGGGCCAACTGCCAGTCAAAGGTCTGGCCGGTGCCCCCCATCCGGTCCTGAACGAAGGTATCGAGAAGATACGCGGGGAGCGAATACCCGGCCAGGGGCGCAAGATCAGCTTCCTGCCGGATCCGGAAGGCCTTGATTGCCCTGCCCGGAAACTGGCGGCAGTAGTCCTGATCCTCATGGCCATGAAACTGAAGGTAATCCAGCAGGCAAAAGTCCTGGATTTCGCGTACCTTCCGGATATCTTCATCCACAAAAACCCCTACCCGGCTCACCCAGGGAGGAAGAAGCTCGATGATGGCCCGTGCCGCTTCGGGCGTGACTTTCCGCGGGCTTTCAGCAAAGATGAACCCAAGAGCATCGGCACCAAGCTCTGCGGCCTTGAGTGCATCTTCCGCCCTGGTAAGGCCGCAGATTTTCACCCGAACGCGGGGGGTATTAACTTCCGGCTGGTTGGTCATATTTCCCCTGTAAAATGAAAAACAAAGGACACCCCACAGACACTGAGGCACAGAGAAAAACACTTGGTGGCACTGTATTTGCTGACCACTGGCCACTGATCACTGATCACCCTCTCCCCACCAGTTTCCGGAATGCCTGGCCGATATCATCATGAGCCATAAAAGCCTCACCGATCAGGACCGCATCCACGCCAAGGCTTTCTAGAAAATGAAGCTGGCTGGCCTCGTGGATGCCGCTTTCACTCACGATGACCCGGTCATGAGGGATCAGGGGGGCGAGGCTTGCCGTGACAGATAAATCCACCTGGAATGTCTTGAGGTTTCGGTTGTTGATGCCGATGATCGCAGCGCCGATTGCAAGGGCCGTATCCAGCTCGTCCCGGTCATGGACCTCCAGCAGCACCTGAAGGCCGATAGAGCGAGCCAGGGAATAAAGGCCGCCAAGCCGCTCCGGTGAGAGCGCAGCCGCTATCAGCAAAACCGCATCCGCCCCGGCTGCCCTGGCCTCATAGATCTGATACTCATCAATGATAAAGTCTTTGCGCAAAAGGGGAAGAGAGACAATCTCCCGCACCTTTCGCAGATAGTCCAGATCTCCCTGGAAGAACTTTTGATCCGTCAGGACGGATATGGCCGAAGCTCCCTCCTGTTCATACACCTGAGCGATCTGGATCGGGTCGAAACTTTTGCGGATAATTCCCCGCGAAGGGGAGGCTTTTTTGATCTCTGCGATGATGGATATCCCATCGGGCTGCTTGAGGGCCTGATAGAAATTTCGGGCCGGTGGCAGGCTTTTGGTTCTCTCCTCTAATTCCCGGAAAGGGAGTGAGAGTTTCTTCCGGGCTACTTCGATTCTTTTATGGATCAGAATTTCATCGAGTATAGGCGTCATGGCTTAACTTGATCGTATACGTTGCTTTTAATAGGGCAATAATTCCTTTAACTTCTTTACGTATTCTTTATCTCTAATTTCTTCATCATCTATTCCGATACTGAAATAATGCTCGGCGAATCTTTGTGCAACCTTCTCTCTAACAAGGAGAAACAAGTTGTATGGCTTTTGACTTTAAAACTCTTTCCACTTCTTGTGGGTTACTGCCATCTAATTGCACAACTATATCAAAATCGATTATCATCGGCTCATCAAATTCTTTACCATCGGGAGGCAGAAACATGAATTTAGAAATTTTATTCTGAACAAGGCTATCAATGTGTGATTTTTTTAAATTACCAAATGCCCTGGATATTTTATATATTGCCATGAAGACCATTTTTTTTCTTGCTCGTGAAAGAGCAGTTAATATATCTTTATCAAATAGTTTTCGTAAAATGTTAATAGTGAATAATGGGATAATTGATATATTTTGCTTTCTGGGCAACTTGGGTTCCACAAAAACTAAATCACAGTTTTTAGTAATGATCATCCAATAATCGGGATCGCCATCTCTATTTGGCTCTTTTAACCCCACGCCAACAGCCCTGATTATGTCCCCCTGAAAAAGGGCGTTTTTGTCTATGGCATTAGAATAAAAGGAAGAAATATTTGAAGGTATTAACATAAATCATATTTCATCAAATAATAAAATTCTTTTTTCTTGAGGCATAAAAACTTTTAACATTACTCATATAAGTCGAAATTATTTCCATTTCCTCTCTTATTTCATCCTCATCAATTAATTTTTCAAGTGGAGAAGCTTGTAAATCAAGGACAGCCTTTATATCCTGTTCAATTCTATGGGAAAAGCTGGTATCGAGGCTAGTATCACTAGTAGTATCGAGACTAAGCTGTGTATGTAAAATCCCGCTGGTGAGGTCTCCATCAATAACCCCGAAATCATCTTCCGATATAGAACATCCTTCCTGTAGTGATATATTATGTAATCTACCATGAGGTTTTGTAAAAGCCGTGTTAGCACTCATTGTCATTAAGCATACTGCACCGGCAAATATCTTTTTAAACTTTGAGGGTATATTTGAGGGGAATTGGAGTCATTCTCTTGATCAAACCCAAATAAATTAATTTTTCTAATCGCCACTCTATTAAAAGAACTTATGCCAGCCTGTTTAAACAAAGGGAAAAAATCGTTCTTAACCTCATTGAACATACGATTGAAATTCGAGTATGCAACACCTAAGATCGTCACAGTAAATGAATCATTTGTAAACGCTATTACAATACTATTATCCTTTTTCCTAAACTCAAATCCCCTTGCTGTATTTTGGGGTTGTTGAAGCAAAGAAGTCTTATTATCTGGTTTAAGTTCAAATTTTACCTTACTATGAAATATGGCTTTAATATTTGGGTATTTATTTTCAAGAGCTTTTTTCCAAAGCTCTTTATTGTTAGTAACAGAATTATTTTCCGGATACTGAAACTGAAAGATAACTGATTTCAAAAAGTTAGTCTTATACTGAAATTCAGGCTCTTTCTTAACTTTTGGAAAATTAAACATTATTTTCCTCTTTACTTATCAATATAGCTCCTCTAATCAGAATGGCACTTACATAAGAATTAGTAATTCTCCCGCAGAGACGCTGAGACGCAGAGGATATCATTGAAAAGTAAAAGTAAAATAAGTTCCTCCTTGTGCCTTTTTACTTTTTGCTTGCTTCCAGGCCGTTGACACATCGATATATCCCGACTTTCATCAGGACCTTGCCGGATTGGTTGTTCTCTGCGTCTCTGCGTCTCTGCGGGAGATCTTTTTTCCCTGTGTGCTTTGTGTCCTCTCTATATTATAAGCTTGGCTTATGTAAGTGCCATTCCCTCTAATCACGCCACTTTCACTCTGAATTTTACCATAATTGAAACCATAATTAAATCACCAAAGATTTCCATTTTACTTATGTGGTGTTTCGGCCACGGCGCAGGATGAAACCTTGCGCTACTGATAACCGATAACTTAACTTTTAACTTCCTGAACACATTTGCGAAGCATCTCCAGCTTGTCCAACGCTGCGCCGCTGTCGATGGACCGGGCAGCCAGGCTGATGCCATCGGCCAGATTTTCGGCTTTTCCGTAAACATACAGGGCAGCCCCGGCATTGAGGAGGACGATATCTCTGGCCGGACCCTGCACGCCCTTGAGAACATCCATCACGATTCTGGCGTTTTCTTCGGCTGTTCCACCGGCCAGGTCTTCCTTTTTGGCCAGGGGGAGCCCGAAATCCTGCGGATCGATTTCATAGTCGATAACCGAGCCGTTCTTTAACTCGCAAACCCTTGTCCGGCCAGTGGTGGTAATCTCGTCCAGGCCGTCCAGGCCGTGAACAACCATTGCCTTGGTGCTTCCCAGGTTCTTCAGGACGTGGGCCAGGGGACTGAGCAAAGCCTGGTCGTAGACTCCCAGCAACTGGCACTCGGCCCCTGCCGGATTGGTCATCGGGCCAAGGACATTGAACACGGTCCGGATGCCGATCTCTTTTCTGGGGCCGATGGCATACTTCATGGATTTATGCCAGAGCGGAGCAAAGAAAAAGCCTATTCCTGCCTCCCGGAGGCATTTTTCCACCACCGGGGGCTCGGCCATAATTTCAATTCCGAGGGCTAACAGGCAGTCTGCGCTTCCGCACTTGCTTGAAACCGACCGGTTTCCGTGCTTGGCCACGACAGCGCCTGCACCGGCAGCCACAAAAGCCGTTGCCGTCGAGATATTGAAGGTATGAGCACCATCCCCGCCCGTTCCGCAGGTATCCAGGACCGGGGTATCGAGATTCACCCGCTCGGCCTTCTCCCGCATAACCTGAGTGAACCCGGTGATTTCTTCGATGGTTTCTCCTTTCATCCGCAGGGCGGTAATGAAACTGGCGATCTGAGCATCGGTAGCCGCCCCCTCCATAACTTCTCTCATGACATCCACCGCTTCCTGACGGGACAGGTCCTTGCCTGCTATAATCTGAGCGATAGCCTCCTTGATCATGGCCATTCTTCCTCCTTAATCTATAATCTATGTTTCAAATTCCAGAAAATTTTTCAGCAGCAGTTTTCCTTCCTTGGTCAAAATGGACTCCGGATGGAACTGAACTCCTTCAATGGGGTATTCTTTATGCCGGATACCCATGATTTCGCCCTCTTTGGTCCGGGCGGTAATCTCAAGACATGCCGGGAGGGTCTCGGCTCTGACGATCAGGGAATGGTAGCGGGTGGCGATGAAAGGGTTGCTCAGGCCGCGGAATAATTTTTGCCCGTCATGATAGATCATCGAGGTTTTGCCATGCATCAGCCGATCGGCCCTTACCACTTCACCGCCAAAGCAGTGGCCGATACACTGATGCCCCAGGCAGACGCCGAGAGTCGGGATGGAGGCACCGAAGGCCATGATGACCTCATTGGAGATTCCGGCTTCCAGCG
Proteins encoded in this window:
- a CDS encoding exodeoxyribonuclease VII small subunit, which gives rise to MAKFKFEEALERLEEIVRQLEEGSLGLDESLKIFDEGIRLTQACTKKLEESERKIQILLQNGQGEKSLQPFMIDGEDSALLAEVAKETDSKNEESLE
- a CDS encoding TIGR04255 family protein; this encodes MFNFPKVKKEPEFQYKTNFLKSVIFQFQYPENNSVTNNKELWKKALENKYPNIKAIFHSKVKFELKPDNKTSLLQQPQNTARGFEFRKKDNSIVIAFTNDSFTVTILGVAYSNFNRMFNEVKNDFFPLFKQAGISSFNRVAIRKINLFGFDQENDSNSPQIYPQSLKRYLPVQYA
- a CDS encoding aminodeoxychorismate/anthranilate synthase component II; translation: MIDNYDSFTYNIVQYLGELGAEVLVYRNDDLTAEQIPKLSPDRIVISPGPCTPLEAGISNEVIMAFGASIPTLGVCLGHQCIGHCFGGEVVRADRLMHGKTSMIYHDGQKLFRGLSNPFIATRYHSLIVRAETLPACLEITARTKEGEIMGIRHKEYPIEGVQFHPESILTKEGKLLLKNFLEFET
- the trpC gene encoding indole-3-glycerol phosphate synthase TrpC → MTPILDEILIHKRIEVARKKLSLPFRELEERTKSLPPARNFYQALKQPDGISIIAEIKKASPSRGIIRKSFDPIQIAQVYEQEGASAISVLTDQKFFQGDLDYLRKVREIVSLPLLRKDFIIDEYQIYEARAAGADAVLLIAAALSPERLGGLYSLARSIGLQVLLEVHDRDELDTALAIGAAIIGINNRNLKTFQVDLSVTASLAPLIPHDRVIVSESGIHEASQLHFLESLGVDAVLIGEAFMAHDDIGQAFRKLVGRG
- the trpD gene encoding anthranilate phosphoribosyltransferase, which codes for MIKEAIAQIIAGKDLSRQEAVDVMREVMEGAATDAQIASFITALRMKGETIEEITGFTQVMREKAERVNLDTPVLDTCGTGGDGAHTFNISTATAFVAAGAGAVVAKHGNRSVSSKCGSADCLLALGIEIMAEPPVVEKCLREAGIGFFFAPLWHKSMKYAIGPRKEIGIRTVFNVLGPMTNPAGAECQLLGVYDQALLSPLAHVLKNLGSTKAMVVHGLDGLDEITTTGRTRVCELKNGSVIDYEIDPQDFGLPLAKKEDLAGGTAEENARIVMDVLKGVQGPARDIVLLNAGAALYVYGKAENLADGISLAARSIDSGAALDKLEMLRKCVQEVKS
- a CDS encoding phosphoribosylanthranilate isomerase, which produces MTNQPEVNTPRVRVKICGLTRAEDALKAAELGADALGFIFAESPRKVTPEAARAIIELLPPWVSRVGVFVDEDIRKVREIQDFCLLDYLQFHGHEDQDYCRQFPGRAIKAFRIRQEADLAPLAGYSLPAYLLDTFVQDRMGGTGQTFDWQLALLAKRHGRIILSGGLTPLNVAQAIQLVQPYGVDASSGLESCPGQKDHSRLSSFFESVSLATSASRAESSPSIIKG
- the xseA gene encoding exodeoxyribonuclease VII large subunit; the protein is MPPQVKIYSISQITSLIRDNLETEFQNVWIEGEISNLKAPFSGHIYFILKDATSQIRAVAFRYQSRSFAVRPQDGMKVLVRGRITVYEARGEYQIVVEQMEVRGAGALQAAFEQLKARLQAEGLFAAEAKKPIPLYPQTIGLVTSPTGAAIRDILQVIHRRFATVSIIINPVRVQGEEAAGEIARAIREFNQWPDIDVLIVGRGGGSLEDLWAFNEEIVARAIYESRIPIISAVGHEIDFTIADFVADLRAPTPSAAAELVVRNKQDLVEKIVVRQQKMYRLMRHKLDLLSARVQRCSQNWASPRSVDRFFQHYHQTIDTLELRLRQSLLHKLSLTRGQTQHTIDTFYRLAPCARIHSWQERVRSLRERICRQEQEYMKSQAVRLAGIMGKLDSLSPLAVLRRGYSICRKIPDLEIITDSASLGPRDLISVNLFRGKVTCEVKEHG